Proteins from a genomic interval of Gordonia sp. SL306:
- a CDS encoding carotenoid oxygenase family protein: MSTTDRGTATAFADVTEYVSGPYAPVADEITAFDLPVDGELPAELNGRYVRNGPNPTDIRSLDLRAHHWFVGDGMVHGIRLRDGKADWYRNRLVGSAKISAARSLPDISGPNWSGNQVGPNTNVAGFAGTTWAVMEAGSCPVELDYELETLGRNDFYGTLPGAFTAHPKRDPNTGELHAMVYAWAQWMDHVQYVVVGADGRVRHTLDIPLPGMTMLHDMSLTPNWAIVYDQPCTVDIDIAMTGRFPFRWNPDYGNRIGLLPRIGDGGTGAAAADIVWIDVPLGYVFHPMNAFERADGTVVIDVCNYQKMFAADVFGPFGDGLSRLERWEVNPRRRSCSVTVIDETPNEFPVHRGSVGLQEHRYGYCSAPTLDRSQGWPTLKHDLLTGERRVFDHGPGRAAGEPAFVGRPGGNDEDDGWLITFVHDIEAATAEFVVMDAQEFDRRGYVARVAMPQRIPFGFHGNWISDESVPPPV, encoded by the coding sequence ATGTCGACCACCGACCGCGGGACAGCGACCGCATTCGCCGATGTGACGGAATACGTGTCCGGCCCTTACGCACCGGTCGCCGACGAGATCACTGCATTCGATCTTCCTGTCGACGGGGAGTTGCCTGCCGAGCTGAACGGACGGTACGTCCGCAACGGGCCCAACCCCACCGACATCAGATCCCTCGATCTGCGCGCACACCATTGGTTCGTCGGGGACGGCATGGTGCACGGAATCCGGCTGCGCGACGGCAAGGCGGACTGGTATCGCAATCGTCTCGTCGGGTCGGCGAAGATCTCCGCCGCTCGGAGCCTTCCGGATATCTCCGGCCCCAATTGGAGCGGGAACCAGGTTGGGCCGAACACGAATGTGGCCGGGTTCGCCGGTACCACCTGGGCAGTGATGGAAGCCGGTAGCTGCCCGGTCGAACTCGACTACGAGTTGGAGACCTTGGGCCGCAACGACTTCTACGGAACTCTTCCGGGTGCGTTCACCGCCCACCCGAAGCGGGATCCGAACACCGGAGAGCTGCATGCGATGGTCTACGCGTGGGCGCAGTGGATGGATCACGTCCAGTACGTCGTCGTGGGCGCCGATGGCAGAGTGCGTCACACGCTCGACATCCCGCTACCGGGCATGACCATGCTCCACGACATGTCCCTGACCCCCAACTGGGCGATCGTCTACGACCAGCCCTGCACGGTTGACATCGACATCGCCATGACCGGGCGGTTCCCCTTCCGGTGGAATCCCGACTACGGCAACCGGATCGGTCTGCTGCCGCGCATCGGTGATGGCGGTACTGGTGCCGCCGCAGCAGATATCGTCTGGATCGACGTCCCGCTCGGCTATGTCTTTCACCCCATGAACGCGTTCGAGCGCGCCGACGGCACCGTGGTGATCGACGTCTGCAACTACCAGAAGATGTTCGCAGCAGATGTTTTCGGCCCGTTCGGGGATGGACTCAGCCGGCTGGAGCGCTGGGAGGTCAATCCGCGACGACGCTCCTGTTCGGTAACCGTGATCGACGAGACACCCAATGAATTTCCGGTGCACCGGGGATCGGTGGGCCTCCAGGAGCACCGGTACGGCTACTGCTCGGCACCGACACTGGACCGTTCGCAGGGCTGGCCCACGCTCAAACACGACCTCCTGACCGGCGAACGGCGCGTATTCGACCACGGGCCCGGCCGAGCCGCCGGCGAGCCTGCCTTCGTGGGGCGCCCCGGTGGCAACGACGAGGACGACGGTTGGCTCATCACGTTCGTCCACGACATCGAGGCGGCGACGGCCGAGTTCGTCGTCATGGACGCACAAGAGTTCGACCGCCGTGGGTATGTCGCACGAGTGGCAATGCCACAACGCATTCCGTTCGGATTCCACGGCAATTGGATCAGCGACGAATCGGTCCCGCCGCCGGTGTGA
- a CDS encoding crotonase/enoyl-CoA hydratase family protein, with translation MGEHRVRVDVSDDGVATVTLDRGEKHNALDPAMFDAILETTETLAVDRRVRAVVLHGAGKSFCSGLDISALGQGGGSVSLLTREAGHLANHAQRVSTDWARVHAPVIAAITGNCFGGGLQIALGADIRYATPDARLSIMEVKWGLVPDMGITQTLPRLVAADVAKELTFTGRIISGTEAGTLGLVTRVVDDPLAAALELAHEIARKSPHAVRAAKRLYDETWSGADTATALMLESELQVGLMGSANQLEAVAAGMERRDAHYADPD, from the coding sequence ATGGGCGAACACCGGGTTCGCGTCGACGTCAGCGATGACGGCGTCGCAACAGTGACCTTGGATCGTGGCGAGAAGCACAACGCACTGGATCCCGCGATGTTCGATGCGATCCTGGAGACGACCGAAACACTGGCAGTTGATCGTCGAGTCCGCGCCGTGGTCCTTCACGGTGCGGGCAAGAGCTTCTGCTCCGGATTGGACATCTCGGCGCTCGGCCAGGGCGGCGGATCAGTGTCGTTGCTGACCCGGGAGGCAGGTCATCTGGCCAACCATGCACAGCGCGTCTCGACCGACTGGGCGCGAGTTCACGCGCCCGTCATCGCTGCGATCACCGGCAACTGCTTCGGTGGCGGATTACAGATAGCCCTCGGCGCCGACATCCGTTATGCGACACCAGATGCCCGGCTGTCGATCATGGAGGTCAAATGGGGGCTGGTGCCGGACATGGGCATCACGCAGACGCTCCCCCGTCTGGTCGCTGCCGATGTCGCGAAGGAGCTCACCTTCACCGGCCGCATCATCTCGGGTACCGAGGCCGGCACCTTGGGGCTCGTGACCCGCGTCGTCGACGACCCCCTGGCCGCGGCACTCGAGCTGGCCCACGAGATCGCCCGCAAATCGCCGCATGCGGTACGCGCGGCCAAACGACTCTACGACGAGACGTGGAGCGGGGCGGACACGGCAACCGCACTGATGCTCGAGAGCGAGCTGCAGGTCGGACTCATGGGTTCGGCCAACCAACTCGAGGCGGTCGCTGCCGGCATGGAGCGTCGAGACGCTCACTACGCCGACCCGGACTGA